GCCAAGAAGGCCCGGGCCGTGGCCGCGATCGTCGCCGAAGCGGGCCTCGGGGTGCCGGTCCACGAGGGGCCGGCACAGCAGCTGGTGGCGCGGCGGGCGCGCGGCGATCGATTCGACACCCTCGTCGTCCGCGCGGTGGCGCCGCTGCTCAAGCTCCTTTCCTGGTTCGAGCCGGTCGCCGATTCCTACGGCCGGATGCTGCTGGTCAAGGGGCCGCGCTGGGAGGAGGAGAAGCGCGACGCCCGCCACCGGGGGGCGCTGCGCCGCCTGACGGTCCGCCGAATCGCCGCCTGGCCGCTCCCCGGGAGCGACAACTCGAGTGTCCTGTTGGAATTGCGCCCCCGCGCAGCGGCCGACTACAGTGGGAGCGGAGACAGTTGACGAGTGAGGTGCACGAGGATTCCGGCGATGGTGGCTGCCTGGGCGGAACGCGTGGCTGACCAATCCGCAGCCGGCGCCCCCCGTGGCCTGGCGGGGAGGGCGTGCCTGGCGGCGGCGTTCGTGTTGCCGGTCGCGGTCGCGGCCGGTGCGGAGCCGGAGCATCCCGGGGCGGCCGTCTACCGCACCCACTGCCAGCGCTGCCATGGCGTGGATGGGACGGGGACGGCACAGGTGCCGCGCGCCCTGGTGGGCGAGCAGTCGGTCGCCCAACTGGCCCGCCTCGTCGACGAGACGATGCCCGAGGACGACCCCGACGCGGTCGGGCCCGAGGCCGCGCGGGACGTGGCCGAGTACGTCCACGGCGCGTTCTATTCGCCGTTGGCCCGCGCCCGCACCCGGCCACCGCGTGTCGAGATCGCGCGGCTCACGGTCCGCCAGCACCGCCATGCCGTCGCCGATCTGGTCGGCGGCTTCGCCGGTGAACTGCCCGGTCTCGACGGCGAGCGCGGCCTCGAGGGGAGCTACCACAAGGGGCGGTCGTTCGACCGCGCGCAGCGCGTCTTCGAGCGGATCGATCCGCTCGTCCGCTTCGATTTCGGCACCGAGGGCCCCGACCCCGAATCGTTCGAGCCGGGGCGGTTCGCGATCCGCTGGGCGGGATCGGTGATCCCGCCCGACACCGGCCTCCACGAGTTCGTCGTCCGCACCGAGCACGCCGTCCGGCTGTACGTCAATCAGCGCGGCGACGCCGAACGGCCGCTGATCGACGCCTGGGTCAAATCGGGAGACGACACGGAGTACCGCGGGACGACGATGCTCCTCGGCGGGCGTCCCCACGGGCTGGTGCTCGAGTTCTCGAAGGCCAACCAGGGGGTCGACAATCCGGCCAAGGAGCGCCCCACGCGGGCGACGATCGAGCTGCTGTGGCGCCGGCCGGGAGGAACGCTCGAGACGGTGCCGCAGCGCTGCCTGATTCCGCGCGAGGCGCCCCCCACGCTCGTGCTCGCGACGCCGTTTCCGCCCGACGACCGGAGCACGGGGTCGGTGCGCGGCACCGACGTGTCGCCCGAATGGCTGGCCGCGGTGACGGCGGCGGCGATCGAGACGGCCGACCATGTCGGCGCCGACGTCGACCGGCTTGCGCGCACGCGCCGCCAGGCCGACGAGCGACCGCGGAAACTGCGCGAGTTCGCCCTCGCCTTCGCCGAACGGGCCTGTGGCGGTCCGCTCGACGACCAGGCCCGGCAGCGGCTCGTCGAACGGCCGCTGGAGGGTGTCGACGCCGACGCCGGGCTGCGCCGGTC
This portion of the Planctomycetota bacterium genome encodes:
- a CDS encoding 16S rRNA (guanine(527)-N(7))-methyltransferase RsmG is translated as MAAPHLPRAVVHQVTTPAGAPGTSGDETELARAIGDECRRLGLAVSDDAAPRLAAYAAALWRANQRLNLTRHTDVGRFVGRDVADSCAIAPHLAPGERVLDVGTGGGVPGLILATLRPDLRVELVDSVAKKARAVAAIVAEAGLGVPVHEGPAQQLVARRARGDRFDTLVVRAVAPLLKLLSWFEPVADSYGRMLLVKGPRWEEEKRDARHRGALRRLTVRRIAAWPLPGSDNSSVLLELRPRAAADYSGSGDS
- a CDS encoding DUF1592 domain-containing protein; this translates as MVAAWAERVADQSAAGAPRGLAGRACLAAAFVLPVAVAAGAEPEHPGAAVYRTHCQRCHGVDGTGTAQVPRALVGEQSVAQLARLVDETMPEDDPDAVGPEAARDVAEYVHGAFYSPLARARTRPPRVEIARLTVRQHRHAVADLVGGFAGELPGLDGERGLEGSYHKGRSFDRAQRVFERIDPLVRFDFGTEGPDPESFEPGRFAIRWAGSVIPPDTGLHEFVVRTEHAVRLYVNQRGDAERPLIDAWVKSGDDTEYRGTTMLLGGRPHGLVLEFSKANQGVDNPAKERPTRATIELLWRRPGGTLETVPQRCLIPREAPPTLVLATPFPPDDRSTGSVRGTDVSPEWLAAVTAAAIETADHVGADVDRLARTRRQADERPRKLREFALAFAERACGGPLDDQARQRLVERPLEGVDADAGLRRSLLAVLSSPRFLFRLGGDEAAEPRAAGQAVAGRLALGLWDSLPDRELREAAARGQLVTPEQVRRQAERMLGDSRGRAKLRDTLVAWLRLDQAEVPEKDPARFPEFTVEVAADLRTSLEIQLDDILWGGPTADFRRLFTDDRLPLNGRLALLYGIDLPPGADFRRTRPDDGHRAGLLTHPYLMSQLAYRGGTSPIHRGVFLVRSVLGNVLRPPPEAIAPLAPDLHPGLSTRQRVELQTSPATCRTCHAAINPLGFSLEAYDAIGRYRPTVTPDGVPVDDNGAYQPRHGPAVAFRGARELGGMVAASDDAAETFVRVMFHGLVQQPLAAFGPDLAAELGRSFREQGYDIRRLAVDIMVVAAAGPPATAAVSSAGAP